TGATACCACTTTTTCAAAAAAAATCAAGAGGAAAGTGCAATTTTTTGAAAAGGATTTCAGATTTTTCGCAAACGGTCGATAGCTTCCTTTCTTTGAGCCAAAGCCCGTTCATATTTACCAGTATCTTCTGCTTGGAAATAGTGATGATTACGAATTTTTTCTGGCAGATAGTCTTGTTTAATCCAATTTCCAGGATAGTTGTGAGGATAGAGATAGTCTTGGGCATTCCCCAGTTCCTTGCTTCCGCTGTAGTGCCCATCACGCAGGTGTCGCGGAATAGGCAAGTGCCCTGATGTTTTGAGGTCGGCAAGTGCCTTGTCTATAGCTACATAGGCTGAGTTGGATTTTGGAGAAAGGGCTAAATCAATCACGATATTGGCAATGAGAATGCGGGCTTCTGGGAACCCAATCTTCTGGGCAGCATCCAGAGCAGTCACGGTGTGAATCTGGGCTTCAGGATTGGCCAAACCGATATCTTCATAAGCGATAACGGTCAAGCGACGAGCGAGACTAGGCAAATCTCCAGCCTCAATCAAGCGGGCAGCATAGTGAAGACTAGCATCCACATCTGAGCCACGGATGGACTTTTGCAGGGCTGAAAGCACATCGTAGTGTCCATCTCCATCCTTATCCATGGTAATGTAGCTCCGCTGCAGGCTATTTTCCATAATGTCGAGAGTGATATGGCGGATGCCCTCGTCATTCTCAGGGGTAGAGAGAACAGCCAAATCCAGTGAGTTGAAGGCAGAGCGAAGGTCTCCGTTTGTAGAGGTTGCGATGAAATCCAGCGCATCCTCATCTAGTTCTACTGGAAAATCAAAACCACGTTCAGGGTTACTTAGAGCTATCTGAAGAGCCTCTTTGACGTCTTGGTTAGACAGAGGTTCCAACTCAAAAATTTGAACACGGCTACGAATGGCAGGAGTGACAGAAAAGAAAGGATTTTCAGTCGTAGCCCCAATCATGATGACCAGACCACTTTCCAAGAGAGGCAAGAGGAAGTCTTGCTTGGTTTTATCTAGTCTATGAATCTCGTCTAGTAATAGGACGAGACCACCAGAGAATTTCGCCTCTTCAGCTATTTCTTGGAGTCTTTTTTTACTATCAACTGTCGCATTGAAAGTTCGAAAGGCATACTTGGTCGTCCCAGCGATGGCAGAGGCAATACTGGTTTTGCCGATTCCAGGAGGTCCATAAAGAATCATGGAGGACAGGCGGTTGGCTTCCACCATGCGACGAATGATTTTTCCAGTCCCGACCAGATGTTCCTGACCAATGACCTGGTCGATGGTTTTAGGGCGCATGCGAAGCGCGAGATTGTCTGGCATAGCAGTCCTTTCTAACGTGGATTTTCTGATGTATATGTGGTAAGATGGTAGTATCTATTTTAGCATATTTCCGAGCAATCGGGGCGATTTAAGAGTCGCATAGGAAAGAGGACAAAATGGCAACTTACGGATTTTTAGATGTTTTAGAGGAAGAGTTGGAGAAGAACTTTCCCTTTGACTTTGAGATTAGTTGGGACAAACGCAACCACGCAGTTGAAGTGAGTTTTCTATTGGAAGCACAAAACGCTGCAGGTGTGGAGATGGTGGGTGAAGATGGAGAGGTTTCATCAGATGACATTCTCTTTGAAGAAGCAGTGCTTTTTTACAATCCAGCCAAATCAACAGTCAATGAGGAAGACTATTTGACTGTCATCCCTTACTTGCCTAAAAAAGGATTTTCTCGCGAATTTTTAGCTTATTTTGCGCTATTCCTTAAAGATACTGCCGAGGTTGGACTAGATGCCCTCATGGACTTTTTGGAAGACCCAGAAGCAGAAGAATTTGTCATGGAATGGAACCAAGAAGTCTTTGAAGAAGGAAAAGTCGGCTTGGAAGAGGGAGAGTTTTATCCTTATCCGAGATACTAGGAGTTTGACATGGAAATAGAGATTTCTGATTTCACAGGCTGTAAGATTGCTTTGTTTTGTGGGGATAAGCTCTTGACTATCTTACGCGATGATAAGGCAAGCATTCCCTGGCCCAATATGTGGGAACTTCCAGGCGGTGGACGTGAAGGTGATGAAAGTCCTTTTGAGTGCGTGGCGCGTGAGGTTTATGAAGAACTGGAAATTCATTTGACTGAGGATTGTCTGCTTTGGAGTAAGGTTTATCCAAGTATGCTTTTTGCGGATAAACAATCTGTATTTCTAGTCGGTCAGTTAACACAGAACCAGTTTGACAGCATCGTATTTGGAGATGAGGGACAGGGTTATCAGTTAATGAATGTTGAGGAGTTTCTTAGTTCCAGTCAAGTTGTACCTCAGTTGCAAGAGAGATTAAAAGATTATTTAAAAGTAAGTGATTAGAAAGGATGGTTCAGTTACATTTCTAAACTGAACCCGCCCTAAACACGGTGCCAAAAAGATAAACTTCTCTTAGACACAAGCGTCTTCAGAGAAGTTTCTATTTTGGCTTTGTGTTTTACGGGCTTGGTATCTTAAATATGGAAACATGGCAAGAGTTAAAAGTTACAGTCAAGCGTGAGGGAGAGGAGTTGGTTTCCAATCTCTTGATTGA
Above is a genomic segment from Streptococcus mitis containing:
- a CDS encoding recombinase RarA translates to MPDNLALRMRPKTIDQVIGQEHLVGTGKIIRRMVEANRLSSMILYGPPGIGKTSIASAIAGTTKYAFRTFNATVDSKKRLQEIAEEAKFSGGLVLLLDEIHRLDKTKQDFLLPLLESGLVIMIGATTENPFFSVTPAIRSRVQIFELEPLSNQDVKEALQIALSNPERGFDFPVELDEDALDFIATSTNGDLRSAFNSLDLAVLSTPENDEGIRHITLDIMENSLQRSYITMDKDGDGHYDVLSALQKSIRGSDVDASLHYAARLIEAGDLPSLARRLTVIAYEDIGLANPEAQIHTVTALDAAQKIGFPEARILIANIVIDLALSPKSNSAYVAIDKALADLKTSGHLPIPRHLRDGHYSGSKELGNAQDYLYPHNYPGNWIKQDYLPEKIRNHHYFQAEDTGKYERALAQRKEAIDRLRKI
- a CDS encoding DNA mismatch repair protein MutT; the protein is MEIEISDFTGCKIALFCGDKLLTILRDDKASIPWPNMWELPGGGREGDESPFECVAREVYEELEIHLTEDCLLWSKVYPSMLFADKQSVFLVGQLTQNQFDSIVFGDEGQGYQLMNVEEFLSSSQVVPQLQERLKDYLKVSD